The Bacillus vallismortis genome window below encodes:
- the mifM gene encoding membrane protein insertion/folding monitor MifM, with product MTMFVESINDVLFLVDFFTIILPALTAIGIAFLLRECRAGEQWKSKRADEHQTVFQINRTDFLIIIYHRITTWIRKVFRMNSPVNDDEDASSLLL from the coding sequence ATGACAATGTTTGTGGAATCGATAAATGACGTTTTATTCTTAGTCGATTTTTTCACAATTATTCTTCCGGCTCTGACAGCAATCGGGATTGCGTTTCTTTTACGAGAATGCCGTGCTGGCGAGCAATGGAAATCAAAACGAGCAGACGAACATCAGACGGTCTTTCAAATAAACCGAACAGACTTTCTCATTATTATATATCATCGCATTACAACTTGGATACGTAAAGTCTTCCGCATGAATTCGCCTGTGAACGATGATGAAGACGCCAGTTCCCTTCTTTTATAA
- a CDS encoding alpha/beta fold hydrolase, whose translation MNSAWMEKTYTIDGCAFHTQHRRGSSGVTIVFEAGYGTSSETWNPLIADIDDEFGIFTYDRAGIGKSGQSSAKRTAEQKGEELESLLKAADVKPPYLAVSHSYGAVITGLWACKNKRDIIGMVLLDPALGDCASCSFIPEEMHNADTRKMMLEGTHAEFSRSLQELKRKQVHLGNMPLLVLSSGERTKKFTAEQEWLNMHSSILSLSHQSGWIQAKNSSHNIHHDEPHIVHLAIYDVWCAACQQAAPLYQAVN comes from the coding sequence ATGAACTCAGCTTGGATGGAAAAGACATATACAATTGACGGATGTGCGTTTCATACACAGCACCGGAGAGGATCAAGCGGTGTAACGATTGTCTTTGAGGCCGGCTACGGTACTTCTTCTGAGACGTGGAACCCATTAATAGCGGACATTGATGATGAATTTGGCATTTTTACATATGATCGGGCGGGAATTGGAAAAAGCGGACAAAGCAGCGCTAAACGAACAGCTGAACAAAAAGGGGAAGAATTGGAGAGTTTGCTTAAAGCAGCAGATGTAAAACCTCCTTATCTGGCTGTTTCACATTCATATGGAGCTGTCATCACCGGTTTATGGGCTTGCAAAAACAAGCGAGATATTATCGGCATGGTTCTCCTTGATCCAGCTTTAGGAGATTGTGCAAGCTGCTCCTTTATTCCTGAAGAAATGCACAATGCTGATACAAGAAAGATGATGCTTGAGGGCACACATGCAGAATTTTCAAGAAGCCTGCAGGAGCTCAAACGGAAGCAAGTCCATTTGGGAAACATGCCTCTCCTTGTGTTGTCATCGGGTGAACGGACTAAGAAATTCACCGCTGAACAGGAGTGGCTAAACATGCACAGCAGCATATTGTCTCTATCTCATCAAAGCGGCTGGATTCAAGCTAAAAACAGCTCTCACAACATCCATCATGATGAACCTCATATCGTTCATTTGGCTATTTATGATGTATGGTGTGCAGCGTGCCAGCAGGCTGCTCCACTTTATCAGGCAGTCAATTAA
- the rpmG gene encoding 50S ribosomal protein L33, protein MRVNVTLACTETGDRNYITTKNKRTNPDRLELKKYSPRLKKYTLHRETK, encoded by the coding sequence ATGAGAGTCAATGTTACTTTAGCCTGCACTGAAACGGGAGACCGGAATTACATCACAACAAAAAACAAACGCACCAACCCAGACCGTTTAGAGCTGAAAAAATATTCACCGCGTTTAAAGAAATATACCCTTCATCGTGAAACGAAATAA
- a CDS encoding membrane protein insertase YidC: MLKTYQKLLAVGIFLIVLCSGNAAFAATNQVGGLSNVGFFHDYLIEPFSALLKGVAGLFHGEYGLSIILVTIIVRVVVLPLFVNQFKKQRLFQEKMAVIKPQVDSIQDKLKKTKDPEQQKELQTKMMKLYQEHNINPLAMGCLPMLIQFPILIGFYYAIRSTPEIASHSFLWFSLGQSDILVSLSAGVMYFVQAYVAQKLSAKYSAVPQNPAAQQSAKLMVFIFPVMMTIFSLNVPAALPLYWFTSGLFLTVQNIVLQMTHHKTKKAAALTEPVK, from the coding sequence TTGTTAAAAACATATCAAAAACTTTTGGCTGTAGGTATCTTTTTGATCGTATTATGCTCGGGCAACGCAGCGTTTGCGGCGACGAATCAGGTGGGAGGCCTCAGCAACGTCGGTTTTTTCCACGACTATTTAATCGAACCGTTTTCCGCTCTGCTTAAAGGTGTTGCCGGACTGTTTCATGGAGAATACGGACTGTCTATTATTCTCGTAACCATTATTGTGCGTGTGGTTGTACTGCCTTTGTTTGTCAATCAGTTTAAAAAACAGCGTTTGTTCCAAGAGAAAATGGCGGTTATTAAACCTCAGGTTGACAGCATTCAGGACAAATTGAAAAAGACGAAGGACCCAGAACAGCAAAAAGAACTGCAAACGAAAATGATGAAGCTGTATCAGGAGCACAATATCAATCCGCTTGCCATGGGATGTCTCCCAATGCTGATTCAGTTTCCTATTTTGATTGGGTTTTATTACGCGATTCGCTCTACACCTGAAATTGCGTCACACTCGTTTTTATGGTTCAGTTTAGGACAATCTGACATTCTCGTGTCTCTTAGTGCAGGAGTTATGTACTTTGTTCAGGCTTATGTCGCTCAAAAACTGAGCGCGAAATATTCCGCTGTTCCGCAAAACCCTGCAGCTCAGCAATCAGCCAAACTGATGGTGTTCATTTTCCCTGTGATGATGACAATTTTCTCGCTTAATGTTCCTGCAGCCCTTCCGCTGTACTGGTTCACAAGCGGGCTGTTCCTGACAGTGCAAAACATCGTCCTTCAGATGACACACCATAAAACGAAAAAAGCAGCTGCTCTTACTGAGCCGGTGAAATAA
- a CDS encoding DNA polymerase IV has translation MQGKGRIIFHIDMNSFYASVEMAYDPALRGKPIAVAGNVKERKGIVVTCSYEARARGVKTTMPVWEAKRNCPELIVLPPNFDRYRNSSRAMFNILREYTDLVEPVSIDEGYMDMTDTPYSSRALETAKEIQSRLQKELLLPSSIGIAPNKFLAKMGSDMKKPLGITILRKRQVPDILWPLPVGEMHGVGKKTAEKLKGLGIHTIGELAAADEHSLKRLLGINGPRLKHKANGIHHAPVDPERIYEFKSVGNSSTLSHDSSDEEELLGVFRKLAASVSDRLQRKEVMASKLFIMIRYADWKTITRSITLKNPIDQKSEIMKEAEHLFFKHWNKNPVRLLGITGTDLVEKEQAYKQLDLFSFNEDAKDEPIQQMMEKLNDRYGSKLIRKGARIKKEESKTKGTSFNKDFFQDEKKR, from the coding sequence ATGCAGGGAAAGGGCCGAATTATTTTCCATATTGATATGAATAGCTTCTATGCATCGGTGGAAATGGCATATGATCCGGCTCTTCGGGGGAAGCCGATCGCAGTTGCCGGAAATGTAAAGGAGCGAAAGGGCATCGTGGTGACATGCAGCTACGAAGCAAGAGCGCGCGGCGTTAAAACAACGATGCCGGTTTGGGAAGCGAAGCGCAATTGTCCTGAGCTAATCGTGCTTCCGCCGAACTTTGACCGCTATAGAAACTCTTCAAGAGCGATGTTTAACATTCTCCGTGAATATACTGACCTGGTGGAGCCTGTCTCCATCGACGAAGGCTATATGGATATGACCGATACACCATACAGCAGCCGCGCTCTGGAGACGGCAAAAGAAATCCAAAGCAGGCTGCAAAAAGAGCTGCTGCTTCCGTCAAGCATAGGGATCGCGCCGAATAAATTTCTCGCTAAGATGGGGTCTGATATGAAAAAACCGCTCGGCATCACGATTTTAAGAAAGAGGCAAGTGCCTGATATCCTTTGGCCGCTTCCTGTTGGAGAGATGCACGGAGTCGGCAAAAAGACAGCGGAAAAGCTGAAGGGACTCGGCATTCATACGATTGGAGAGTTAGCTGCAGCTGATGAACACTCGCTGAAACGCCTGCTTGGCATCAACGGCCCGCGCCTTAAACATAAAGCAAACGGCATTCACCATGCGCCGGTTGACCCGGAGCGCATTTACGAATTTAAAAGCGTCGGCAACTCATCGACACTATCACACGATTCCAGTGATGAAGAAGAGCTGTTAGGCGTTTTCAGAAAGCTTGCCGCTTCCGTGAGTGACCGCTTACAGCGCAAGGAAGTCATGGCTTCGAAGCTTTTTATTATGATTAGATATGCAGATTGGAAAACCATCACGAGAAGCATCACGCTGAAAAATCCGATCGATCAAAAAAGTGAAATAATGAAAGAAGCGGAGCACCTCTTTTTTAAACACTGGAATAAAAATCCTGTCAGGCTGCTTGGCATTACCGGAACCGATTTAGTAGAAAAAGAACAGGCCTATAAGCAGCTCGATTTGTTCAGTTTTAATGAAGATGCGAAGGATGAGCCCATTCAGCAGATGATGGAAAAGCTGAATGATAGGTACGGATCCAAGCTGATCAGAAAAGGGGCAAGGATAAAAAAGGAGGAGAGCAAAACGAAGGGAACAAGCTTTAATAAAGATTTTTTTCAGGATGAAAAGAAAAGGTGA
- the rnz gene encoding ribonuclease Z: protein MELLFLGTGAGIPAKARNVTSVALKLLEERRSVWLFDCGEATQHQILHTTIKPRKIEKIFITHMHGDHVYGLPGLLGSRSFQGGEDELTVYGPKGIKAFIETSHAVTKTHLTYPLMIKEIEEGIVFEDEQFMVTAVSVIHGVEAFGYRVQEKDVPGSLKADLLKEMNIPPGPVYQKIKKGETVTLDDGRIINGNDFLEPPKKGRAVVFSGDTRVSDKLKDLARDCDVLVHEATFAKEDRKLAYDYFHSTTEQAAVTAKEAGAKKLILTHISARYQGDASLELQKEADDVFPNSVAAYDFLEVNVPRG from the coding sequence GTGGAATTACTTTTTTTAGGGACGGGAGCCGGCATTCCCGCTAAGGCGAGAAACGTAACGTCGGTGGCGTTAAAATTGCTTGAAGAAAGACGTTCGGTATGGCTGTTTGACTGCGGGGAAGCCACACAGCATCAAATTTTACATACCACGATTAAACCGCGTAAAATCGAAAAAATCTTCATTACCCACATGCACGGCGATCATGTATACGGACTTCCAGGGCTTCTGGGGAGCCGTTCTTTTCAAGGGGGAGAGGACGAGCTGACGGTGTACGGACCTAAAGGGATCAAGGCGTTTATTGAAACAAGCCATGCCGTCACGAAAACCCATCTGACATATCCGCTTATGATCAAGGAAATCGAAGAAGGAATCGTGTTTGAAGACGAGCAGTTTATGGTCACGGCCGTATCTGTTATTCATGGAGTGGAAGCTTTCGGATACCGTGTGCAGGAAAAAGATGTGCCTGGTTCCTTAAAGGCGGATTTATTAAAGGAAATGAACATCCCGCCCGGGCCTGTGTATCAAAAAATCAAAAAAGGCGAAACGGTAACGCTTGATGACGGGCGCATCATCAATGGAAATGATTTTCTGGAGCCTCCTAAGAAGGGAAGGGCTGTGGTATTTTCCGGAGATACGAGAGTAAGTGATAAGCTAAAAGACCTTGCAAGAGATTGTGATGTGCTTGTTCATGAAGCGACCTTTGCTAAGGAAGATCGGAAGCTTGCTTATGATTATTTTCACAGTACAACGGAACAAGCGGCCGTAACAGCGAAAGAAGCGGGGGCGAAGAAGCTCATTTTAACCCATATCAGCGCCAGATATCAGGGAGATGCCTCTCTGGAGCTTCAGAAAGAAGCGGATGACGTTTTCCCGAACAGCGTAGCGGCTTATGATTTCTTAGAGGTAAACGTCCCCCGGGGCTGA
- a CDS encoding acyl-CoA carboxylase subunit beta — MNEHIDHLYTRRRQAEQGGGHEKLAQQRQKGKLTARERITFLLDQGSFIELHPFMESQALTREQRILGDGVVTGYGTIDDRSVYVFAQDFTVFGGALGETHAKKICALMDLAAKNKAPIIGLNDSGGARIQEGVVSLDGYGHIFYRNVLYSGVIPQISVILGPCAGGAVYSPALTDFIFMAEQTGRMFITGPKVIEKVTGEQVDAESLGGAGIHNAVSGNAHFSGHTEKEVLTGVKKLLSYLPLNGQTTVPQPEKEVSRPLLNRLVPADTTKPYDVRTVIKELADPQSFFEIQPFFAKNIVIGFARLGEKTIGIVASQPKHLAGSLTIDAADKAARFIRFCDVFDIPLLTVEDVPGFLPGIQQEHNGIIRHGAKLLYAYAEATVPKVTLIIRKAYGGAYVAMNSKAIGADLVFAWPNAEIAVMGSEGAASILYEKDIKTSADPEKTKREKTAEYKKQNAGPYKAAACGMVDDIILPEESRKRLIQAFYMLAHKTEERPKKKHGNIPL, encoded by the coding sequence ATGAATGAGCACATTGATCATTTATACACGAGGCGCAGGCAGGCAGAACAAGGCGGAGGACATGAAAAGCTGGCCCAGCAGCGGCAAAAGGGAAAGCTCACAGCACGGGAAAGGATCACATTTCTTCTTGATCAGGGCAGCTTTATCGAGCTGCATCCCTTCATGGAAAGCCAAGCGCTAACAAGAGAACAGCGCATTTTAGGTGATGGGGTCGTAACAGGGTACGGCACAATTGACGACCGCTCTGTATATGTATTTGCGCAGGACTTCACAGTGTTCGGCGGGGCCCTTGGCGAAACCCACGCCAAAAAAATCTGCGCTCTGATGGATCTGGCGGCAAAAAATAAGGCGCCGATTATCGGGCTGAATGACTCAGGTGGTGCGAGAATTCAAGAGGGTGTGGTATCATTAGATGGATACGGTCACATATTTTACCGAAACGTCTTATATTCAGGAGTCATTCCGCAAATATCGGTTATTTTAGGGCCATGCGCTGGAGGCGCTGTATATTCTCCGGCCCTCACAGATTTTATCTTTATGGCTGAACAGACCGGCCGGATGTTTATTACCGGGCCGAAGGTGATTGAAAAAGTGACAGGAGAACAGGTAGATGCGGAGAGCTTAGGCGGAGCGGGGATACATAATGCCGTCAGCGGGAACGCCCACTTTTCCGGACATACGGAGAAGGAGGTTCTGACAGGGGTGAAAAAACTGCTGTCTTATTTGCCGCTGAATGGCCAGACAACAGTGCCGCAGCCAGAGAAAGAGGTCTCAAGGCCGTTATTAAACCGTCTCGTGCCCGCTGACACGACAAAGCCGTATGATGTGCGGACGGTGATTAAAGAGCTGGCAGATCCGCAGTCTTTTTTTGAAATTCAGCCGTTTTTTGCGAAAAACATTGTCATCGGGTTTGCAAGGCTGGGTGAAAAAACAATCGGCATCGTTGCGAGCCAGCCGAAGCATCTGGCGGGCAGCCTGACGATTGATGCTGCTGATAAAGCGGCAAGGTTCATCCGTTTTTGTGACGTATTTGATATCCCGCTGTTAACTGTCGAGGATGTGCCGGGATTTCTTCCTGGTATTCAGCAGGAGCATAACGGAATTATCAGGCACGGCGCAAAATTATTGTATGCCTATGCAGAAGCGACCGTCCCAAAAGTCACGCTCATTATCAGAAAAGCGTACGGCGGCGCCTATGTGGCCATGAACAGCAAAGCGATCGGAGCGGACCTTGTGTTTGCATGGCCGAATGCTGAAATCGCAGTGATGGGTTCAGAAGGCGCGGCTTCGATTTTGTATGAAAAGGACATAAAAACTTCGGCAGACCCGGAAAAGACAAAACGTGAAAAAACAGCTGAATACAAAAAGCAAAACGCCGGCCCGTACAAAGCGGCGGCCTGCGGAATGGTCGATGACATCATTTTGCCTGAAGAATCTAGGAAAAGGCTGATTCAAGCCTTTTACATGCTTGCACATAAGACAGAAGAGAGGCCGAAAAAAAAGCACGGTAACATACCGCTATAA
- the zwf gene encoding glucose-6-phosphate dehydrogenase: protein MKTNQQPKAVIVIFGATGDLAKRKLYPSIHRLYQNGQIGEEFAVVGVGRRPWSNEDLRQTVKTSISSSADKHIDDFTSHFYYHPFDVTNPGSYQELNVLLNQLEDTYQIPNNRMFYLAMAPEFFGTIAKTLKSEGVTATTGWSRLVIEKPFGHDLPSAQALNKEIREAFTEDQIYRIDHYLGKQMVQNIEVIRFANAIFEPLWTNRYISNIQITSSESLGVEDRARYYEKSGALRDMVQNHIMQMVALLAMEPPIKLNTEEIRSEKVKVLRALRPVAKDEVDEYFVRGQYQAGEIDGVMVPAYTDEDNVAPDSNTETFVSGKLLIDNFRWAGVPFYIRTGKRMKEKSTKIVVQFKDIPMNLYYGNENNMNPNLLVIHIQPDEGITLYLNAKKLGGAAHAQPIKLDYCSNCNDEMNTPEAYEKLIHDCLLGDATNFAHWDEVALSWSFVDAISETWAANKTLSPNYESGSMGPKESDDLLAKDGLNWWNI from the coding sequence GTGAAAACAAACCAACAACCAAAAGCAGTAATTGTCATATTCGGCGCAACGGGAGATTTAGCAAAACGAAAACTGTATCCGTCTATCCACCGTTTATATCAAAACGGACAAATCGGAGAAGAGTTTGCAGTAGTAGGAGTTGGAAGAAGACCTTGGTCTAATGAGGATCTTCGCCAAACGGTTAAAACATCCATTTCCTCATCTGCAGATAAACATATAGATGATTTCACGTCTCATTTTTACTATCACCCGTTCGACGTGACAAATCCTGGCTCTTATCAAGAGCTTAACGTATTGCTTAACCAGCTGGAAGATACATATCAAATTCCGAACAACAGAATGTTCTACTTGGCAATGGCTCCTGAATTCTTCGGGACAATTGCAAAAACATTAAAATCAGAAGGTGTGACAGCAACAACAGGCTGGTCCCGCCTTGTCATTGAAAAGCCGTTCGGCCATGATCTGCCAAGCGCACAGGCGTTGAACAAAGAAATCCGCGAAGCGTTTACAGAAGATCAAATTTACAGAATCGACCATTACCTAGGCAAACAAATGGTTCAGAACATTGAAGTGATTCGATTTGCCAATGCGATTTTCGAACCGCTTTGGACGAACCGCTACATCTCAAATATTCAAATCACATCTAGCGAATCACTTGGCGTCGAAGACCGTGCGAGATATTACGAAAAATCTGGCGCCCTGCGCGACATGGTGCAAAACCATATCATGCAAATGGTTGCCCTTCTTGCAATGGAGCCGCCGATCAAATTGAACACAGAAGAAATCCGCAGCGAAAAAGTGAAGGTGCTGAGAGCACTGCGCCCTGTTGCAAAAGACGAAGTAGATGAGTATTTTGTACGCGGACAATATCAAGCCGGTGAAATTGACGGTGTGATGGTCCCTGCTTATACGGATGAAGATAATGTCGCTCCTGACTCAAATACAGAAACCTTTGTTTCAGGAAAGCTCTTGATCGACAACTTCAGATGGGCTGGTGTTCCATTCTATATCCGCACCGGAAAACGAATGAAAGAAAAGTCCACGAAAATCGTCGTTCAATTTAAGGACATTCCGATGAACCTGTACTACGGCAATGAAAACAACATGAATCCAAACTTGCTCGTGATCCATATTCAGCCTGACGAAGGCATTACGCTTTACTTAAACGCTAAAAAGCTCGGCGGAGCAGCACACGCGCAGCCAATCAAACTGGATTACTGCAGCAATTGCAATGATGAGATGAACACCCCTGAAGCATATGAAAAATTGATTCACGACTGTCTTCTGGGTGATGCCACAAACTTTGCACACTGGGATGAAGTTGCCTTGTCTTGGAGTTTTGTCGACGCCATTTCTGAAACATGGGCAGCAAACAAGACCCTATCTCCAAACTATGAGTCAGGCTCTATGGGACCGAAAGAATCAGATGATCTTTTGGCGAAAGACGGCTTGAACTGGTGGAATATATAA
- a CDS encoding tripeptidase T codes for MVNEKRLLEEFLELVQIDSETKHEAEICKVLKRKFSDLGVDVKEDDTMDITGHGAGNLICTLKGTKQADTIYFTSHMDTVVPGNGVKPVVEEGYVKTDGTTILGADDKAGLAAMFEAIKVLKEENIEHGTIEFIITVGEESGLIGAKALDRSMITASYGYALDSDGKVGNIIVAAPTQAKVRAAIYGKTAHAGVEPEKGISAITIASKAISKMPLGRIDKETTANIGRFEGGTQTNIVCDEVHILAEARSLVPEKMEAQVQKMKAAFETAAADMGGRAEVEIEVMYPGFKYQDGDQVVEIAKKAAAKIGRPSELQTSGGGSDANVIAGHGIPTVNLAVGYEQIHTKNEKMPIEELVKTAEMVVAIIEEAAK; via the coding sequence ATGGTGAATGAAAAACGCCTGCTGGAAGAATTTTTAGAGCTTGTCCAAATTGACTCAGAAACAAAACACGAAGCAGAAATCTGCAAAGTGCTGAAACGAAAATTTTCTGATTTAGGTGTGGATGTAAAAGAAGACGATACAATGGATATCACTGGTCATGGAGCCGGAAACCTGATCTGCACATTAAAAGGGACAAAACAAGCAGATACGATATACTTTACATCTCATATGGACACAGTTGTACCCGGAAACGGCGTAAAACCGGTTGTTGAAGAAGGCTATGTCAAAACAGACGGCACAACGATTTTAGGCGCCGATGATAAAGCGGGGCTGGCTGCAATGTTTGAAGCGATTAAAGTGCTGAAAGAAGAAAACATTGAGCACGGCACGATTGAATTCATCATCACAGTAGGTGAGGAATCAGGCCTGATCGGAGCGAAGGCGCTTGACCGTTCTATGATCACGGCATCCTACGGCTATGCCCTTGACTCAGACGGAAAAGTCGGGAATATCATTGTGGCCGCGCCGACACAGGCGAAGGTAAGAGCGGCCATTTACGGGAAAACCGCACATGCCGGGGTTGAACCTGAAAAAGGCATTTCTGCCATTACAATTGCTAGCAAAGCCATTTCAAAAATGCCATTAGGCCGCATCGATAAAGAAACAACAGCAAACATCGGCCGGTTTGAAGGCGGCACACAAACAAATATTGTGTGCGATGAAGTCCATATTCTTGCGGAAGCACGTTCTTTAGTTCCTGAGAAAATGGAAGCTCAGGTTCAAAAAATGAAAGCTGCTTTTGAAACGGCCGCTGCTGATATGGGCGGACGCGCGGAAGTCGAAATTGAAGTGATGTATCCGGGCTTCAAATATCAAGACGGCGACCAAGTGGTTGAAATCGCGAAGAAAGCGGCAGCTAAAATCGGGCGCCCGAGCGAGCTGCAAACAAGCGGCGGCGGAAGCGACGCGAACGTGATTGCAGGTCATGGCATTCCGACGGTCAACCTTGCTGTCGGTTATGAGCAAATTCATACAAAAAATGAAAAAATGCCGATTGAAGAACTCGTTAAAACCGCGGAAATGGTTGTTGCCATTATTGAAGAGGCGGCGAAATAA
- the gndA gene encoding NADP-dependent phosphogluconate dehydrogenase — protein MSKQQIGVIGLAVMGKNLALNIESRGFSVSVYNRSSSKTEEFLQEAKGKNVVGTYSIEEFVQSLETPRKILLMVKAGTATDATIQSLLPHLEKDDILIDGGNTYYKDTQRRNKELAESGIHFIGTGVSGGEEGALKGPSIMPGGQKEAHELVKPILEAISAKVDGEPCTTYIGPDGAGHYVKMVHNGIEYGDMQLISESYFILKQVLGLSADELHDIFAEWNKGELDSYLIEITADIFTKKDEETGKPLVDVILDKAGQKGTGKWTSQSALDLGVPLPIITESVFARFISAMKEERVKASGLLSGPEVKPVTDNKEELIEAVRKALFMSKICSYAQGFAQMKAASEEYNWDLKYGEIAMIFRGGCIIRAAFLQKIKEAYDREPALDNLLLDSYFKNIVESYQGALRQVISLAVAQGVPVPSFSSALAYYDSYRTAVLPANLIQAQRDYFGAHTYERTDKEGIFHTEWMK, from the coding sequence ATGTCAAAACAACAAATCGGAGTTATCGGACTTGCGGTCATGGGTAAAAATCTGGCTTTAAATATCGAGAGCCGGGGATTTTCTGTTTCTGTTTACAACAGATCAAGCAGTAAAACGGAGGAGTTTTTGCAGGAGGCAAAAGGAAAAAATGTTGTTGGCACATACAGCATTGAAGAATTTGTCCAATCCTTGGAAACACCGCGTAAAATCTTATTAATGGTGAAAGCGGGAACTGCAACAGATGCGACAATTCAATCTCTTCTTCCTCATCTAGAAAAGGATGATATTTTAATTGACGGCGGTAATACATACTATAAAGATACACAGCGCCGTAACAAAGAACTTGCAGAAAGCGGCATTCACTTTATCGGAACAGGCGTTTCCGGCGGTGAAGAAGGAGCGCTTAAAGGGCCTTCTATTATGCCTGGAGGACAAAAAGAAGCACATGAGCTTGTGAAGCCGATTCTTGAAGCGATTTCTGCAAAAGTTGACGGAGAACCTTGTACGACATATATCGGTCCAGACGGTGCCGGCCATTATGTGAAAATGGTGCATAACGGAATTGAATACGGAGATATGCAGCTGATCTCTGAATCTTACTTCATTTTGAAACAGGTGCTTGGCCTTTCAGCGGATGAGCTTCATGACATTTTCGCTGAATGGAATAAAGGCGAGCTTGACAGCTACCTGATTGAGATCACGGCTGACATCTTTACGAAAAAAGACGAAGAGACAGGCAAACCGCTTGTTGATGTCATTCTCGATAAAGCAGGACAAAAAGGAACAGGAAAATGGACAAGCCAAAGCGCGCTTGACTTAGGTGTTCCGCTTCCGATTATTACTGAGTCTGTATTCGCGCGCTTTATCTCAGCGATGAAGGAAGAGCGTGTGAAAGCGAGCGGCCTTCTTTCAGGACCTGAAGTGAAGCCTGTTACAGACAATAAAGAAGAGCTGATTGAAGCAGTCAGAAAAGCGCTGTTCATGAGTAAAATCTGTTCTTATGCGCAAGGATTTGCCCAAATGAAAGCAGCTTCTGAAGAATACAACTGGGATCTGAAATACGGCGAAATCGCTATGATCTTCCGCGGCGGCTGCATCATCCGCGCTGCATTCCTTCAGAAGATCAAAGAAGCTTACGATCGCGAACCTGCGCTCGACAACCTGCTTCTTGACAGCTACTTCAAAAATATTGTAGAAAGCTACCAAGGAGCGCTTCGCCAAGTGATTTCACTTGCTGTTGCCCAAGGTGTGCCGGTGCCATCATTCTCAAGCGCATTAGCTTACTATGACAGCTACCGCACAGCTGTACTCCCTGCAAACTTAATTCAGGCGCAGCGTGACTACTTTGGCGCCCATACTTATGAGCGTACAGATAAAGAAGGTATCTTCCATACTGAATGGATGAAGTAA
- the namA gene encoding NADPH dehydrogenase NamA: MARKLFTPITIKDMTLKNRIVMSPMCMYSSHEKDGKLTPFHMAHYISRAIGQVGLIIVEASAVNPQGRITDQDLGIWSDEHIEGFTKLTEQVKEQGSKIGIQLAHAGRKAELEGDIFAPSAIAFDEQSATPVEMSAEKIKETIREFKQAAARAKEAGFDMIEIHAAHGYLIHEFLSPLSNHRTDEYGGSPENRYRFLREIIDEVKQVWNGPLFVRVSASDYTDKGLDIADHIGFAKWMKEQGVDLIDCSSGALVHADINVFPGYQVSFAEKIREQADMATGAVGMITDGSMAEEILQNGRADLIFIGRELLRDPFFARTAAKQLNTEITAPVQYERGW; the protein is encoded by the coding sequence ATGGCCAGAAAATTATTCACACCGATTACCATTAAAGATATGACGTTAAAAAACCGCATTGTCATGTCGCCAATGTGCATGTACTCTTCTCATGAAAAGGACGGAAAATTGACGCCGTTCCACATGGCACATTACATATCGCGCGCAATCGGCCAGGTCGGGCTGATAATTGTCGAGGCATCAGCAGTTAATCCTCAAGGACGAATCACAGACCAAGACTTAGGAATTTGGAGTGACGAGCATATTGAAGGCTTTACCAAACTGACTGAGCAGGTCAAAGAACAAGGCTCAAAAATCGGCATTCAACTTGCCCATGCCGGACGTAAAGCAGAGCTTGAAGGAGATATTTTCGCTCCATCGGCGATTGCGTTTGACGAACAATCAGCAACACCTGTAGAAATGTCAGCAGAAAAAATAAAAGAAACAATCCGCGAGTTCAAACAAGCGGCTGCCCGCGCAAAAGAAGCCGGCTTTGATATGATTGAAATTCATGCGGCGCACGGATACTTAATTCACGAATTTTTATCTCCGCTTTCCAATCATCGCACAGATGAATACGGCGGCTCACCAGAAAACCGCTATCGTTTCTTAAGAGAGATCATTGATGAAGTCAAACAAGTATGGAACGGCCCTTTATTTGTCCGTGTATCTGCTTCTGACTATACAGATAAAGGCTTAGACATCGCCGATCACATCGGTTTTGCAAAATGGATGAAGGAGCAGGGTGTTGACTTAATTGACTGCAGCTCAGGAGCCCTTGTTCACGCAGACATTAACGTATTCCCCGGCTATCAAGTCAGCTTCGCTGAGAAAATCCGTGAACAGGCCGACATGGCAACTGGTGCTGTCGGCATGATTACAGATGGTTCAATGGCTGAAGAAATTCTGCAAAATGGACGTGCCGACCTCATCTTTATCGGCAGAGAGCTATTGCGGGATCCTTTCTTTGCAAGAACAGCAGCGAAACAGCTCAATACAGAGATTACGGCCCCTGTTCAATATGAGAGAGGCTGGTAA